The sequence below is a genomic window from Lodderomyces elongisporus chromosome 2, complete sequence.
ATACTTTCTTAATTTGTTGCAAGTTATGTTTCGGAAACCCCAAAAAATttagaaaacaaacaaacaaataaccCCCCCACCCCCCATCGAAAGTTCATTGAGAATTGCAAACCAAAGACTATACACAGCACTAACACTAACATTAACATTAACATTACCAAcactaacaacaacatgCACTGTACATTTGAAACTTGTTATCGCCTGTTTTactctctttatttttgtgtACTCTatttgtactttttttttccttttttttttatttataaattATACGGCACAATATATCTACAACCTGATCAATAGCAAACAACCAAAGCAAAACATCTTCTATCATTCATTTATTCAtacagaaagaaagaaaggaaaaacaaattaatgCATATCCTTCTTCCCTCCCCCCACCCAACCCCCAGCCCATCAATCGAGTTTAGCTCTCGTGCTTTccaataaataaataaaaaactcTGACAGGTGTCACTCTTCCCTCTCTTACCTtctcccctccccccctctatatatatagtcTAATAACTTTCCCACTTCTACCACTTtacttctacttctttACACACCCCCCTCATTGAAAGAATCAACTACAACTTACAAGACAACAATCGAAACTAAATCATGTCtgaggaagaaaaggttGTTAGCAACGACGATGGCCTTTTTGCCAACTCAAGCTCTGCATCAagcacaaacaaaaagacaGAGGGCTCTCTCAACTCTGGAAATGACGAGGCTAtaagagaagaaggagaacaCGGCAATATCCTCTCACAGTATtcagaaaaacaaacaatgcaAATGGGAAGAAACTATGCCCTCAAATTCGATTTAGACCCCGAACTATTTGCAAAAGCTGCCGCACTTGCACGTGCACCAACAACATTCAACTCAATGCCATTCCTTtcagaagaggaaaaacaagGCTTGTACTTTGAAGCAACCAAGAAATGGCACATCCCACGTAAGCTTTTTGCATGTATCGCATTGGGCAGTATGGCTGCTATCATCCAAGGTATGGATGAAGCAGTCGTTAATGGAGCTACCTTGTTCTACCCAAAAGCAATGGGTATCGACCAGATGAAAAACGCAGACTTGATTGAAGGAGTATGtatttcaaaacaaaaccaccaccaccaccataaCCATAACCATATAGGGAAGGGGGTTCTTTTTCCCCTTCCCCCCTTCCCCTcctctactttttttttttttataaattaCTTATACtaacaaacaacaatttttccccttttaTAGCTTGTTAACTCAGCACCTTATCTCTGTGCCTCATGTATTGCATGTTGGCAATCTGACTTGTGGAATCGTTACTTGGGCAGAAAATGGACTATTTTTTGGACATGTGCCATCTCGGCAGCAACATGTATCTGGCAAGGTTTTGTCTCAGTTGACTGGTGGCACTTGTTCTTGGCACGATTCTTTTTAGGATTTGGTATTGGTATCAAGTCAGCAACCGTACCTGTTTACTGTGCAGAATGTTCACCAAAACATATTAGAGGTGCCTTGACCATGACTTGGCAATTTTTTACCGCAGTTGGTATTATGCTTGGTTACGTTGCATGTTTAGCCTTTTATTATGTCCCCGACAAGAGTTTTGGCTCTGGATTGAACTGGAGACTTATGCTTGGACTGGCTTGTCTTCCAGCAATCTTTATCCTTTTCCAAATTCCATTTGTTCCTGAATCACCACGTTGGTTGATGGGTAAAGGTCGTCATAGAGAAGCATTTGAGAGTTTAGAGCAGATGAGATACGAGAGAATAGCAGCAGCTAGAGATTGTTTCTACCAATACGTCTTActtcaagaagaagaaggttACGATGTGCCAACTTGGAAGAGAGTTATTGAGATGTTTACCATTAGAAGAAATAGGAATGCAGTGATTGGATCATGGATTGTGATGTTTATGCAACAATTCTGTGGTATTAATGTTATTGCATACTATTCCTCGTCGATTTTCCTTAATGCTGGTTTCAGTGAAATCTCAGCACTCTTGTCTTCATGGGGTTTCGGTATGATTAATTTTACATTTGCCATTCCAGCTTTTTTCACAATTGATAGGTTTGGACGTCGTAACTTGTTGTTATTTGCCTTCCCATGTATGTGTGCCATGTTGTTGGTTGCTGGTTTTGGATTTTTGATTCACGATACCAATGGTAAATTGGGAATGGTTACCACAGGTGTCTACCTTTTCTCGTGCTTCTACAGTTCCTCAGAAGGACCAGTGCCATTTGCCTACTCTGCCGAAGCATTCCCATTGTATATCCGTGACTTGGGTATGGCATGGGCTACTGCAACGTGTTggttcttcaatttcattttggCATTCACTTGGCCAAGAATGATGAAGGCAATGACCTCAACTGGTGCCTTTGGTTTCTATGCAGCATGGAATGCTATTGGAttctttttggtgttgTGGTTCTTGCCAGAAACCAAGAATTTGACCTTGGAGGAGTTGGACGATGTGTTTGCTGTGCCCATGTACAAGCATGCAATCTACCGTACCAGAACATTCTTGAATGGTGTTTCAAGACACGTATTCCACAAGGATGTGAAGGATCCACCACCTATTTATTCACACCAGAGAATGGCTGTTACCAACCCAGAATGGCACGAAAAGGTTGAAGTTGAACACGAGGAGTAAACACCTTGGTTCATATAATACATGCTTGCGCTtgagaaatatatattactttttttcttcctagCGTATAAAAAGGGGACTTTTACTATCCttttttccccccccccccccccccccccccccaattTACTGATGTCTATTTAGTTTGTTTGTCGTTCGCATGCTCATGTTGGGACTATAAACATACTTTGTCATCCTACAACTATATTTATAGTGGtatatttttaattcttgttttttttttataactAGATGTTCCATTCTTACTGTTATTTTTTCTGctagtctttttttttgtttgccatatttaaatttataaaattttattttgttagtttggaaagaagaaattttcTGATATCGTTGTAGGACTAAACATTCTATGACAGATGTCTAAGGTCACTTAAATTTgtgaagcaaaagaagagagattAAAATTTTAGATATTTAAAATTGTTATTGATGTaagtactactactatgTTAAGTATCGTGACTACACCAACTACTACAccaactactactactaatcTAAGTAAGCACATTGGTGGGTAGGGGTAGGGGTAAGTACACACTATATTtcgacacacacacacacacacactctctctctctctcactctatttttttaaatcacCTCAAGAAATCTCTCAAGTATGATCCCAATTTGGTAGCACCATCTTCCAATGCATCCTTCAACACTTCCAAATCTTGGTTTGCATTACCCAGGAATCTAGAGGCAAACTCTTTCGCACTAGCCTCTATATCGTTCAAGTTGATTCCACCATTAGAGTTGGACCTCGCAGCTCTGGTTGTCTCGTCGTCTTCACCAAAGTATGATGACGACGATATCGATTGTGCTCCATTGAATGCTTGCAACTTGCTTTGCGCTTCTCTCTTGGCATCCTCATCGAATCGAGGACCACGTCCAAAGAACTCATCTGATGAAATACCCTTTTGTTGCCCAAATTTATTCGATACTTCTCCTGTATACTTGATATCCTTGTATTGTTTAGTTGGCGCAGTGACATTCTCGCCTTGAACCATACCAAACCcaagtttttgaaattgctGAGTAGTTTCTTGTATTGCTGGTTTTTCAGCAGTCTTTTTGGTTGGCAAAGTTGTTGACGAGAGTTTTGTACTTGAATTGGGGGTTTTGATATCTGCACTAGTAGACGAGGTTGTTGATTCCACCAGTGGACTATAACCAagcttctttctctcttcttcttcttgtttagCTTTTCGCTCAATctcatcaaaatcaatctCCTCTGCggtgttgatttttttcgCCAACCTTGAGCTCCTAGGGCCATTACCTTTAGAGGACAAAATTGATTTCTTGGCTGCATTGCTTGTTTTTAAACGAGCTGCTGGTGTCCTAGTCAcaggtttcttcttcagcaAATCATCTGT
It includes:
- the GLO3 gene encoding ADP-ribosylation factor GTPase activating protein, ER-Golgi transport, yielding MDKNLGVHVSFVKSSNLDSWQRIQLRNFKFGGNQAAKDFYVKNGGSQFVNSNKDGVDATAKYTSPVANKYKERLRQKAAQDAIKHPDIVTLEDLNDSNSSESPSESTDDFFSNWTKPVGAAGTGSGSISASAAVSATGSPLGSRSNTPNASTDDLSKKKPVTRTPAARLKTSNAAKKSILSSKGNGPRSSRLAKKINTAEEIDFDEIERKAKQEEEERKKLGYSPSVESTTSSTSADIKTPNSSTKLSSTTLPTKKTAEKPAIQETTQQFQKLGFGMVQGENVTAPTKQYKDIKYTGEVSNKFGQQKGISSDEFFGRGPRFDEDAKREAQSKLQAFNGAQSISSSSYFGEDDETTRAARSNSNGGINLNDIEASAKEFASRFSGNANQDLEVLKDALEDGATKLGSYLRDFLR